The following proteins come from a genomic window of Desulfobacteraceae bacterium:
- a CDS encoding LemA family protein, with protein MMVPILFFAGFFLLAFVAWCLQTYNRFIRYRNNIEEAWSSIDVALKRRFNLIPNLIRAIQGYSQHEAQLLGTIDEAMPRPTAKAHRAEEESQISQSLTGLLALAEAYPDLKASANFAALQNTLDEVEEDIQKARNRYNRYVGKLNTLVESFPAAVIARKFGFEKQNYFTLDLATQREMPAVDFSTSRGERG; from the coding sequence ATGATGGTACCGATCCTTTTTTTTGCCGGCTTTTTCCTCCTGGCATTCGTTGCCTGGTGCTTGCAGACCTACAATCGTTTTATCAGATACCGCAACAACATCGAGGAGGCCTGGAGCAGCATCGACGTCGCCCTCAAGCGCCGTTTCAATTTGATTCCCAATCTGATTCGCGCCATCCAGGGTTACAGCCAACACGAAGCCCAACTCCTCGGAACGATCGACGAGGCGATGCCCCGCCCGACCGCCAAGGCCCACCGCGCCGAGGAGGAAAGCCAGATCTCCCAGTCGCTGACCGGACTCCTGGCCCTGGCCGAGGCCTACCCGGACCTGAAGGCAAGCGCCAATTTCGCCGCCCTGCAGAACACCCTGGACGAGGTTGAGGAAGACATTCAGAAGGCCAGAAATCGTTACAACCGCTATGTCGGCAAACTCAACACCCTGGTGGAATCCTTTCCCGCCGCCGTCATCGCCAGAAAATTCGGATTCGAAAAACAAAACTACTTCACGCTGGATTTGGCGACCCAACGGGAAATGCCGGCGGTGGACTTTTCCACTTCCCGCGGGGAGAGGGGGTGA